The genomic stretch CCAGGACGGTGGCCGCATTGCTGGAACAGGGCTGCCACCTCGACCTGGTCGTGACGGACTTCGGCCGCCGCCTGATTCGCGATGAACTGGGCGTTGAGGTGTCGGTTGAGACGCTGATGCCCTATCTTCAGGCGAAGTACGGAGACGGCGTGTCGCGAGGCCGGTACGCACTGCACAGCAATCGCGACCTCGGCGCGACCATCGCGAGCGGCAGCCGGTCTGCCGACGGCATGGTCATCGTGCCGTGCTCGATGAAGACACTGGCTGGCGTGGCCAACGGTCTGTCGCGCACGCTGGTCGAACGCGCGGCCGATGTGATGCTGAAGGAGCGGAAACCCCTCGTGATCGTACCCCGCGAGACTCCCATGAGCCTGCCGCAACTGCGCAACATGGTGCTGTGCGCCGAAGCCGGGGCGATTATGGTGCCCGCGATGCCCGCCTTCTATCAGTTGCCAAAGACGCTGGATGATCTGGCCGACTTCATGGCCGGCAAGATCCTGTCCGTGTTGGGCGTGGAGCATCACCTCTATCCCCCGTGGTCCGGCCAGGTTGAGCGGTGAACCCGGGCGCGTCTGAACTCGGTCGCGACAAGGCCCCCGTCCGCATCAGCGGGATGTTCGATGCCATCGCCCACCGCTACGATCTGCTCAATCACGTCCTCAGCGGAGGATTGGATACCTTCTGGCGATGGA from Acidobacteriota bacterium encodes the following:
- a CDS encoding UbiX family flavin prenyltransferase, which codes for MSTSTETRPRNFVVAISGASGALYAARTVAALLEQGCHLDLVVTDFGRRLIRDELGVEVSVETLMPYLQAKYGDGVSRGRYALHSNRDLGATIASGSRSADGMVIVPCSMKTLAGVANGLSRTLVERAADVMLKERKPLVIVPRETPMSLPQLRNMVLCAEAGAIMVPAMPAFYQLPKTLDDLADFMAGKILSVLGVEHHLYPPWSGQVER